The following proteins come from a genomic window of Sorghum bicolor cultivar BTx623 chromosome 3, Sorghum_bicolor_NCBIv3, whole genome shotgun sequence:
- the LOC8062172 gene encoding tryptophan--tRNA ligase, chloroplastic/mitochondrial isoform X1, translated as MSRALLSHVLHRPPHFAYTCLRRSGVGARGVLASGIHPLRRLNCSAVEAVPGPTEEASAPPARKKRVVSGVQPTGLVHLGNYLGAIKNWVALQDLYETFFFIVDLHAITLPYEAPLLSKATRSTAAIYLACGVDSSKASIFVQSHVRAHVELMWLLSSSTPIGWLNRMIQFKEKSRKAGDENVGVALLTYPVLMASDILLYQSDLVPVGEDQTQHLELTREIAERVNNLYGGRKWKKLGGRGGLLFKVPEALIPPAGARVMSLTDGLSKMSKSAPSDQSRINLLDPKDVIANKIKRCKTDSFPGMEFDNPERPECRNLLSIYQIITGKTKEEVVSECQHMNWGAFKTNLTEALIDHLQPIQVRYEEIMSDPAYLDNVLLEGAGKAAEIADITLNNVYQAMGFLRR; from the exons ATGAGCCGCGCGCTCCTCTCCCACGTCCTCCACCGCCCGCCGCACTTCGCGTACACCTG CTTAAGAAGGAGTGGCGTTGGTGCCCGAGGAGTGCTCGCTTCTGGCATCCACCCACTCCGTCGTCTCAATTGCAGCGCGGTTGAAGCCGTTCCCGGCCCCACTGAGGAGGCGTCTGCTCCTCCGGCAAGGAA GAAAAGAGTAGTTTCTGGTGTACAGCCAACTGGATTGGTTCACCTTGGAAATTATCTAGGTGCGATTAAGAATTGGGTTGCACTTCAG GATTTATACGAGACATTCTTTTTCATCGTGGATCTTCATGCA ATTACTTTACCATATGAGGCGCCACTGCTTTCTAAAGCAACAAGAAGCACTGCTGCAATATATCTGGCATGTGGCGTTGACAGCTCCAAG GCTTCTATCTTTGTACAGTCTCATGTCCGTGCTCATGTTGAGTTGATGTGGCTATTGAGTTCTTCTACTCCTATTGGCTGGCTGAATAGAATGATCCAGTTCAAAGAGAAGTCTCGCAAGGCG GGTGATGAAAATGTTGGGGTTGCACTTTTGACTTATCCTGTTCTAATGGCTTCTGACATCCTTTTGTACCAG TCCGATCTGGTACCTGTTGGTGAAGATCAAACACAACATTTGGAATTAACTCGTGAAATAGCTGAGCGTGTAAATAATCTTTATGGTGGAAGAAAGTGGAAGAAATTGGGAgg GAGAGGGGGGTTGCTATTTAAG GTTCCTGAAGCCCTTATTCCTCCAGCAGGGGCTCGTGTTATGTCCCTAACTGATGGTCTCTCCAAG ATGTCCAAGTCTGCACCTTCAGATCAGTCTCGTATTAACCTTCTTGACCCAAAAGAT GTGATTGCAAATAAGATCAAGCGCTGCAAAACTGACTCATTCCCAGG TATGGAGTTCGACAACCCAGAGAGGCCGGAGTGCAGAAATCTTCTCTCCATATATCAGATTATCACTGGGAAGACTAAGGAG GAAGTTGTTAGCGAGTGCCAACACATGAACTGGGGTGCATTCAAGACTAATCTTACGGAAGCTCTAATTGATCATCTGCAGCCTATTCAG GTCCGTTATGAGGAGATAATGTCTGACCCAGCCTACTTGGATAATGTTCTTTTAGAAGGAGCCGGAAAAGCTGCTGAGATAGCAGACATCACCCTCAACAATGTTTACCAAGCCATGGGTTTCTTGCGTAGATAA
- the LOC8062172 gene encoding tryptophan--tRNA ligase, chloroplastic/mitochondrial isoform X2, translating to MSRALLSHVLHRPPHFAYTWKRVVSGVQPTGLVHLGNYLGAIKNWVALQDLYETFFFIVDLHAITLPYEAPLLSKATRSTAAIYLACGVDSSKASIFVQSHVRAHVELMWLLSSSTPIGWLNRMIQFKEKSRKAGDENVGVALLTYPVLMASDILLYQSDLVPVGEDQTQHLELTREIAERVNNLYGGRKWKKLGGRGGLLFKVPEALIPPAGARVMSLTDGLSKMSKSAPSDQSRINLLDPKDVIANKIKRCKTDSFPGMEFDNPERPECRNLLSIYQIITGKTKEEVVSECQHMNWGAFKTNLTEALIDHLQPIQVRYEEIMSDPAYLDNVLLEGAGKAAEIADITLNNVYQAMGFLRR from the exons ATGAGCCGCGCGCTCCTCTCCCACGTCCTCCACCGCCCGCCGCACTTCGCGTACACCTG GAAAAGAGTAGTTTCTGGTGTACAGCCAACTGGATTGGTTCACCTTGGAAATTATCTAGGTGCGATTAAGAATTGGGTTGCACTTCAG GATTTATACGAGACATTCTTTTTCATCGTGGATCTTCATGCA ATTACTTTACCATATGAGGCGCCACTGCTTTCTAAAGCAACAAGAAGCACTGCTGCAATATATCTGGCATGTGGCGTTGACAGCTCCAAG GCTTCTATCTTTGTACAGTCTCATGTCCGTGCTCATGTTGAGTTGATGTGGCTATTGAGTTCTTCTACTCCTATTGGCTGGCTGAATAGAATGATCCAGTTCAAAGAGAAGTCTCGCAAGGCG GGTGATGAAAATGTTGGGGTTGCACTTTTGACTTATCCTGTTCTAATGGCTTCTGACATCCTTTTGTACCAG TCCGATCTGGTACCTGTTGGTGAAGATCAAACACAACATTTGGAATTAACTCGTGAAATAGCTGAGCGTGTAAATAATCTTTATGGTGGAAGAAAGTGGAAGAAATTGGGAgg GAGAGGGGGGTTGCTATTTAAG GTTCCTGAAGCCCTTATTCCTCCAGCAGGGGCTCGTGTTATGTCCCTAACTGATGGTCTCTCCAAG ATGTCCAAGTCTGCACCTTCAGATCAGTCTCGTATTAACCTTCTTGACCCAAAAGAT GTGATTGCAAATAAGATCAAGCGCTGCAAAACTGACTCATTCCCAGG TATGGAGTTCGACAACCCAGAGAGGCCGGAGTGCAGAAATCTTCTCTCCATATATCAGATTATCACTGGGAAGACTAAGGAG GAAGTTGTTAGCGAGTGCCAACACATGAACTGGGGTGCATTCAAGACTAATCTTACGGAAGCTCTAATTGATCATCTGCAGCCTATTCAG GTCCGTTATGAGGAGATAATGTCTGACCCAGCCTACTTGGATAATGTTCTTTTAGAAGGAGCCGGAAAAGCTGCTGAGATAGCAGACATCACCCTCAACAATGTTTACCAAGCCATGGGTTTCTTGCGTAGATAA
- the LOC8062172 gene encoding tryptophan--tRNA ligase, chloroplastic/mitochondrial isoform X3: MWLLSSSTPIGWLNRMIQFKEKSRKAGDENVGVALLTYPVLMASDILLYQSDLVPVGEDQTQHLELTREIAERVNNLYGGRKWKKLGGRGGLLFKVPEALIPPAGARVMSLTDGLSKMSKSAPSDQSRINLLDPKDVIANKIKRCKTDSFPGMEFDNPERPECRNLLSIYQIITGKTKEEVVSECQHMNWGAFKTNLTEALIDHLQPIQVRYEEIMSDPAYLDNVLLEGAGKAAEIADITLNNVYQAMGFLRR, from the exons ATGTGGCTATTGAGTTCTTCTACTCCTATTGGCTGGCTGAATAGAATGATCCAGTTCAAAGAGAAGTCTCGCAAGGCG GGTGATGAAAATGTTGGGGTTGCACTTTTGACTTATCCTGTTCTAATGGCTTCTGACATCCTTTTGTACCAG TCCGATCTGGTACCTGTTGGTGAAGATCAAACACAACATTTGGAATTAACTCGTGAAATAGCTGAGCGTGTAAATAATCTTTATGGTGGAAGAAAGTGGAAGAAATTGGGAgg GAGAGGGGGGTTGCTATTTAAG GTTCCTGAAGCCCTTATTCCTCCAGCAGGGGCTCGTGTTATGTCCCTAACTGATGGTCTCTCCAAG ATGTCCAAGTCTGCACCTTCAGATCAGTCTCGTATTAACCTTCTTGACCCAAAAGAT GTGATTGCAAATAAGATCAAGCGCTGCAAAACTGACTCATTCCCAGG TATGGAGTTCGACAACCCAGAGAGGCCGGAGTGCAGAAATCTTCTCTCCATATATCAGATTATCACTGGGAAGACTAAGGAG GAAGTTGTTAGCGAGTGCCAACACATGAACTGGGGTGCATTCAAGACTAATCTTACGGAAGCTCTAATTGATCATCTGCAGCCTATTCAG GTCCGTTATGAGGAGATAATGTCTGACCCAGCCTACTTGGATAATGTTCTTTTAGAAGGAGCCGGAAAAGCTGCTGAGATAGCAGACATCACCCTCAACAATGTTTACCAAGCCATGGGTTTCTTGCGTAGATAA
- the LOC8075558 gene encoding NADP-dependent malic enzyme encodes MASRGRVGRVKQAGWNRTVRIQPNPTDILEPAYRGGTWRHLSCNVSGADDRHRRRRHPHGLGVRRASTALLLARPRIFTAPAHRQLLLSSVALHLEGEGLHWWWSKSNSRGRGGRFGARAAHRMAGSGEGGNGGVPAGGEVAMAPGVVTGGEEDAYGEDRATEDQPVTPWAVCIASGHSLLRDPRHNKGLSFTEKEREAHYLRGLLPPVVLSQDLQEKRMLQNVRQFQVPLQRYSALMDLQERNERLFYKLLIDNVEELLPVVYTPTVGEACQKYGSIFRRPQGLYVSLKDKGRILEVLRNWPEKSIQVIVVTDGERILGLGDLGCQGMGIPVGKLALYTALGGVRPSACLPITIDVGTNNEDLLKDEFYIGLKQRRATGQEYSELLDEFMAAVRQNYGQKVLVQFEDFANHNAFTLLEKYRTNHLVFNDDIQGTAAVVLAGLIAALKSVGGTLADHTFLFFGAGEAGTGIAELVALEISRQAKVSVEEARKKIWLVDSKGLIVTSRKETLQPFKKRYAHEHEPVKDLLGAVKAIRPTALIGSAGVGQSFTKEVIEAMSSINERPIILALSNPTSQSECTAEQAYTWSQGRAIFGSGSPFDPVKYNDKLFVPAQANNAYIFPGFGLGVVISGAVRVSDDMVLAAAEGLAEQVTPEHIEKGLIYPPFSIIRKISANIAARVAAKAYDLGMASQLPRPKDLVKYAESCMYSPVYRTYR; translated from the exons ATGGCCAGCCGAGGCAGGGTGGGCCGCGTAAAACAGGCCGGGTGGAACCGGACGGTGCGGATCCAGCCCAACCCAACAGACATTCTAGAGCCGGCCTACCGCGGGGGTACGTGGCGACACCTCTCCTGCAACGTGTCCGGCGCGGACGACAGGCACCGCCGTCGCCGTCACCCCCATGGCCTCGGTGTCCGCCGTGCTTCTACAGCGCTCCTACTCGCGCGCCCGAGAATATTTACGGCTCCAGCGCACCGCCAGCTGCTACTCAGTTCAGTTGCGCTGCATTTGGAAGGCGAGGGCCTGCACTGGTGGTGGAGCAAGAGCAAcagccgcggccgcggcgggaGGTTTGGCGCGAGAGCAGCGCACCGTATGGCGGGATCAGGGGAGGGGGGAAACGGCGGCGTGCCGGCGGGAGGTGAAGTCGCGATGGCGCCGGGCGTGGTGACTGGCGGCGAGGAGGACGCCTACGGCGAGGATCGCGCCACCGAGGACCAGCCTGTCACTCCGTGGGCCGTCTGCATAGCAAG TGGTCACTCCCTGCTGAGGGATCCAAGGCACAATAAAGGGCTCTCGTTCACGGAGAAAGAGCGGGAAGCGCACTACCTGCGAGGATTATTGCCTCCGGTAGTGCTATCTCAGGACCTCCAG GAGAAGAGGATGTTGCAGAATGTGCGGCAATTCCAGGTCCCGTTGCAGCGCTACTCTGCGCTAATGGACCTTCAG GAGAGAAATGAGAGGCTGTTTTACAAGCTCCTGATTGACAATGTAGAAGAACTACTTCCTGTTGTGTATACACCAACAGTGGGGGAAGCTTGCCAGAAGTATGGGTCGATCTTCAGACGACCGCAGGGCTTATATGTCAGCCTGAAGGATAA GGGGAGGATCTTGGAGGTACTGAGAAACTGGCCAGAGAAGAGTATTCAGGTTATTGTGGTCACTGATGGTGAGCGTATTTTAGGCCTGGGAGATCTTGGTTGCCAG GGCATGGGAATTCCTGTGGGGAAGCTTGCGCTGTATACTGCTCTTGGAGGTGTACGGCCATCCGCT TGCCTGCCTATTACCATTGATGTGGGAACAAATAATGAAGATCTACTAAAGGATGAATTCTACATTGGGTTAAAGCAAAGAAGAGCAACTGGCCAG GAATACTCTGAGCTTCTGGATGAGTTTATGGCTGCAGTTAGGCAGAACTATGGACAAAAAGTTCTTGTCCAG TTTGAGGACTTCGCAAACCACAATGCATTTACACTTCTTGAGAAGTACAGGACAAACCATCTTGTATTTAATGATGATATCCAG GGCACAGCTGCTGTAGTACTTGCAGGGCTTATTGCTGCTCTGAAGTCTGTTGGTGGGACTCTAGCTGATCATACATTCTTGTTCTTTGGTGCAGGAGAG GCTGGTACGGGCATTGCTGAACTAGTTGCTCTGGAGATATCCAGACAG GCAAAGGTTTCTGTAGAAGAGGCTCGCAAAAAGATCTGGCTGGTTGATTCAAAG GGACTGATTGTGACCTCACGTAAAGAGACACTCCAGCCGTTTAAGAAGCGATATGCACATGAGCATGAACCTGTCAAAGATCTCTTGGGTGCTGTTAAG GCTATCAGACCGACTGCACTAATAGGATCAGCTGGTGTGGGTCAAAGTTTCACGAAAGAGGTGATTGAGGCTATGTCTTCGATCAATGAG AGACCGATTATCCTTGCTCTATCAAACCCAACATCACAGTCTGAATGTACTGCTGAACAAGCATATACATGGAGTCAG GGGCGTGCCATATTTGGGAGTGGAAGCCCGTTTGATCCAGTGAAATATAATGACAAACTATTTGTGCCTGCCCAG GCAAACAATGCATACATTTTCCCGGGGTTTGGACTAGGGGTGGTGATCTCAGGAGCAGTCCGGGTGTCAGATGATATGGTCCTTGCTGCTG CTGAAGGACTAGCTGAACAGGTAACACCGGAACATATTGAGAAAGGCCTGATCTACCCGCCCTTTTCCATCATCAGGAAGATTTCAGCTAACATAGCTGCCCGTGTCGCGGCAAAAGCTTATGATCTCG GAATGGCTAGCCAGCTCCCTCGGCCAAAAGACCTGGTGAAGTATGCTGAGAGTTGCATGTACAGCCCCGTCTACCGAACGTACAGGTGA